A region of the Parafrankia discariae genome:
GGCGACCCGGCCGACCCCGCCACGACCATGGGACCGCTGATCAGCGCGGCCCAGCGGGCGAAGGTCGAGAGCCTCATCTCCGCCGGCCGCGCCGAGGGCGCGCAGGTCGCCTACGGCGGAGGCCGGCCCGCCCACCTCGACAAGGGGTTCTTCGTCGAGCCGACGCTGTTCGTCGACGTCGACAACTCGATGACGGTCGCCCGCCAGGAGTTCTTCGGCCCGGTCGGCGTCGTCATCGCCTTCGACGACGACGACGAGGCGGTCCGGCTCGCCAACGACAGCGAGTTCGGGCTCGGCGGCGGGGTCTGGGCGCAGTCCCCGGTACGCGCCTACGAGATCGCCAAGCGGCTGCGCACCGGAATGATCTACATCAACGGCGGCGGCGCGGGCTCCAGCCCGCACACCGCGTTCGGCGGCTACAAGCAGAGCGGGCTCGGCCTCGAGCGCGGCGAGTTCGGCCTCGAGGAGTTCCTGCTGTCCAAGAGCATCATCTGGAGCGCCCGCTGAGCGGGCCGGAGACTCGGGCGAACTCATGAACCTGATCGGCACCAGTCGAAAATCCTTAGCCGTGATCACCGGCGCCTACGGCGGAACGGGCCGCGCCGTGGCCCGCCGGCTCGGCGGGCGCCACCGGCTCGTCCTGTCCGGCCGCAACGAGGTCGCGCTGGCCGCGCTGCACGACAGCCTCACCGAAGAGGGCTACGACATCGCCCTCACCGTCGCCACCGACGTGGCGAGCCCGGACGGCGTCCAGCGGCTCGCCGCGGCGGCGGGCGAGGCCGGCACTCTGGGCACGCTGGTCCACACCGCTGGCCTCTCCCCCGCCCTCGCCGGCCCGCGGACGATCGTGGAGGTCAACCTCCGCGGGACGGCGCACCTGCTCGACGCGTTCCTGCCGCTGGCCGGCCCCGGCAGCTCGGTGGTCTGCATCGGCTCGGTGGCGGCCCACACCTTCAGCTCCTCGCCCGCGGTCGACGCCGTGCTCGACGACCCGCGCGCCAGCAGCCTCGCCGTCGACCTGGAGCGGCTCCTGCTCGCCGCCGACCCGAACCCGACCCCCTACTTCTTCGCCGTACGCGCCTACGGGGCGTCGAAGCGCGGCGTCCTGCGGCTGGTGGAACGGTCGGCCGGTGCCTGGGCCGAGCGTGGTGCCCGCATCCTGTCGGTCTCGCCGGGCACCGTGCTGACCCCGATGGGCCGCCAGGAGATGGCGGCGAACCCGCTGGCCGCCGCGGCCGCGGAGGTGACCCCGCTACGGCGGCTGGGAATGCCCGCCGACATCGCGGCGGCGATCGACTTCCTCGTCTCCGACAGCGCCAGCTACATCACCGGGTGCGACCTGCGCGTCGACGGCGGCATCGTCGCCGCCCGGCGTCATCCGGCCGACGCTCCCCGTCCCGCCAGCCAGCCGACTCCTGTGAGCGAGCCTCGTGTCGCCCTCGATCCAGCCTGAGAACTTCTTCCAGCTCGGCTACGTCACCCGCGACCTGGAGGGCGCGATCGCGCGCTTCCGGGACGACCACCAGGTGGCCGAGTTCCGCCGCATCGACACCACGGAGCCGGGTGGACCGCCCGGCTCGCAGATCGCCCTCGCCTACAGCCGCGGGGTGATGGTGGAGATCATCGAACCGGTGCCCGGCCGGGAGGGCATCTACCTCGACGCGCTGCGGCCCGACGGCGGCGTCAGCCTGCACCACCTGGGCTATCTCGTCGACGACGTGGCCTCGCTCGACGAGCTGGCCGAGCGGTTCCAGGCGGCGGGCGTCGGGATCCCGATGCGTTTCTCGCAGCGGCTGGGACTGTCTGCGATCTACGCCGACACCCGCCCGGGGATCGGGCACTTCAGCGAGTTCGTGTTCCGCCACGACGAGGGCAAGGAACTGTTCGCGCAGCTCCCCCACAGCTGACGGGGGCCGCTCGGCGAGCGGTGGGACGGAGCCGGGCCGGGGCGCGCGGGCACGCGGGAGACTGGCCGGCATGCCGAGGGACAGCGAGGTCGGGTGGGCTCGGGCGAGGGTCTCCGTGCCGCGGGCGCGGGCCGGGCCCGGCCAGGCGATCACGCGGCGGCTGGCGGCGGCGCTGCTGATCCTGGTCGGAACCGTGATCGTGGTCTACCTGGGACGCGACGGCTACGCCGACAACCAGGGAAACCCGCTGAGCCTGCTGGACGCCGCCTATTACGCGACCGTCAGCCTGTCGACGACCGGTTACGGTGA
Encoded here:
- a CDS encoding VOC family protein, which translates into the protein MSPSIQPENFFQLGYVTRDLEGAIARFRDDHQVAEFRRIDTTEPGGPPGSQIALAYSRGVMVEIIEPVPGREGIYLDALRPDGGVSLHHLGYLVDDVASLDELAERFQAAGVGIPMRFSQRLGLSAIYADTRPGIGHFSEFVFRHDEGKELFAQLPHS
- a CDS encoding SDR family oxidoreductase, whose amino-acid sequence is MITGAYGGTGRAVARRLGGRHRLVLSGRNEVALAALHDSLTEEGYDIALTVATDVASPDGVQRLAAAAGEAGTLGTLVHTAGLSPALAGPRTIVEVNLRGTAHLLDAFLPLAGPGSSVVCIGSVAAHTFSSSPAVDAVLDDPRASSLAVDLERLLLAADPNPTPYFFAVRAYGASKRGVLRLVERSAGAWAERGARILSVSPGTVLTPMGRQEMAANPLAAAAAEVTPLRRLGMPADIAAAIDFLVSDSASYITGCDLRVDGGIVAARRHPADAPRPASQPTPVSEPRVALDPA